GCTCACGACGGCCATCCCGGTCGCGTCCGTCGTGGCCGTCGGCCTCATCGGTCACGCGATGTTCGTCAACGGCCCCGTCGACTCGACCCCGCGCTCGGCCGCGGCCGACGACGGCGGCTTCCAGGCCGCCGACTGAGCCGTTCGGACCGCCGTCTTCTTCGCTCCTTCTCGACTCTCCCTTCTCTCACCGTCTTCGCGTTCCCACACCCATAAGCCGCCGCTGGTCCTATCGGGCGATATGACGGACGACGGGACGCTGTTCCTGACCAGCGACGATGTGCGCGGACTCGCGACGCCCGGAGAGTACGTCGACGCGGTCCGCGAGGGGTACCGCGAACGCGGCGAGGGCGCGCCGGCACGCCCGCGCACGCGCCTCACCGGCGGCGACCCGCCGGGGATGCTCACCGGCTACACGGCGATGCTCCCCGAGACGGGCGCCATGGGCGGCTACATGTACACCGGCGGCTTCGGCTCCGGCGACGCCCACTTCGTCCTCCCGCTGTTCGACGCCGACACCGGCGCGCCGCTGGCCGTGTTCGACGGCGCGAGCCTCAACCCGTTCAAGACGGGCGCGACCGGCGCGGTCGGGATCGACGCCCTCGCCCGCGACGACGCGACCGATCTCGCGGTGATCGGGAGCGGCTCGCAGGCCCGCGGTCAGCTGCGGGCGGCCGTCACCGTCCGCGAGTTCGACACCGTTCGCGTCTTCTCGCCCACGCCGGAGAGCCGCGAGTCGTTCGCCGCGGCGATGGACGCGGAACTCGATCCCGCGGTTCGGGCCGTCGACGCCAGCGCGGACGCGGTCGCCGACGCCGACGTGGTCGTCACCGCCACGACCGCCGCCGAGCCCGTGTTCGACGGCGAGGATCTGGCCGACGGCGCCCACGTCACCTGCATGGGACAGTACGACCCGGAGAAGCGAGAGGTCGACGGCGAGACGGTCGCCCGGGCGACGTACGTCCCGGACCTGCGCGAGCGCGTCGAGCGCGACGCCGGCGCGTTCCTGCTGGCGCGCGCCGAGGGCGCGATCGGCGACGACCACGTCCACGCGGAACTCGGCGAGGTCGTCGCCGGCGTCGAACCCGGCCGGACCCGCGACGACGAGGTGACACTGTTCGACAGCGGCGGCACCGCCATCGAGACGGTCGCCGCCGCCCACATGCTCTACGAGCGAGCCGTCGACGCCGGGCTGGGTCGCGAGATCGAGTTCCTGCCCGCGAGCCGGGCGTTCGAGGAGTGAGCGGGTCGGAACGGCCGAGTCGGTCGCCGACACGCTCGGGGGCCGACCGCCGATAGTCGTGCTGTGTCCCTCTGTCAGGCCGCTTCGCCGCAACTCCGACAGCGGGCGCGGTCCGCACTCGGGTCGAACGCCAGCGCCACGTCGCCGCAGTGGGGACAGCCGCGGTCGCTCCCGGCACGGAAACTGAGTCGCGGCGCGGCCGAGCGCTCCGGACCGCTCGCAGTCGATAGTTCGCTCTTGCTCATCGTGTCTGTCGCGGGGTCTCACACCCCCTAAAGCGTTGTGTGCATACGTCACCGAACTCCCTAATATTCTGTATATTCGTATTCAGCTGTCGCAGAGACCGGGAGGATCGATCCGTTTCGACCGTCGAAACCGACCGACGGGGTCCGGCGGGCAGGCCTACAGATACGGGGCGATCCCGGTCGCCTGGGCGAGCGAGAGCCCGCTGGCGACGGCGCCGAGGAGGTAGCCGGCGATGGTCCCGCCGTTGAGCAGGGGGAGCCCGGCGTGGGCGCGACCTTTGAGGACCATCCACAGCAGGACGACCAGCCCGGCGGTCGTCCCGACCATCGCGGTCAGCGCCGGGACGGTCGCGGGGATCCCCAGCAGGTCGACCGTCGGAACGCCATCCGGCGCGAAGAAAGCCGCGCTCGCGACCAGCACCGTCGGGATGACGGCGTCGCCGAGGCCGATGAACAGCGCCTCGCGGTCGAGTTCGAGGTCGGCGTCCTCGGCGTCCGCGTCCGTCTCGGAGCGGTCGGCGGCGCCGCCGTTGGCAGCGGCCGCCGTGTCCGCGCCGCCCTCGTCGCCGTCGACCGACCGTCGCTCGGCGTCGCCCTCGTCGCCGACAGCGGCGGGCGTCCCGGAGTCGAGGTAGGAGTACGACAGCGACAGCGGGACGACGAGGACGATCGGGACCTTGAGTTCCATCACGCCGGAGGCCAGCGTCAGCATGTGCTCGGTGCCGTAGACGCTGATGGCGTCGTAGACGGCGAGGACGACCAGGAGGACGAGCGCCGGGAGGACACCGAAGCTGATGCCGAACAGACCCGCCGCCCCGGCGCCCATCACGATCCCCGCGGCGTCGATGACGTACCACTCGGGGTGGACCCACAGCGCGACGCCGAGGAGCAGTCCCCCGCCCCAGGCGATCGCGTTGAGCGAGAATCCACCGACGGGGACCGTCAGGACGGGCGGGACGAGCACCCGGAGGACGAACAGACCGATGTACGCGCCGGTCCCGACGAGCAGGAGCCGGAGCAGCCAGTCCACGTCGAAGCGGATGATCGCCAGCATCACCCCGGTCATCACGAGGATGAAGGCGACGTAGACGAGGCTGTTCGTCGGGTCCTGGGGGTCGGCGGTGGCCTGGTAGCCCGCCGACTGGAACGGGCCGACCAGCGCGAGCGCCCCGAGCTGGACGAGCAGGAAGATGCCGACGATGGCCCCCGAAGCGACGTACGCGCGCGACCGCTGGTCCATGCCGATACCTCGGCCACGACGCGTTTGAGGGTTACGTTGCGCTCACACCGCGCGCTCGCCCAGCAGCGGCGCACCGACGGCACCGCCGACGGCGACCGCGGCCCCGGCGAACACGAGCGCCAGCGACGGCTCGAACGCTTCGAGCGCGGCGAACAGGAGCCCAGCACCCGCGAGGACGGCGAACCCCGCGAGGACCTCGCCGCGGTTCGTCGGACGGGCCGGGGTCGAGTCGGCGACCGCCCGCCAGACGACCCAGCCGCCGAGAGCGCCGCCGATCGCCGCCACGCTGTCGAACGTGAGCCCGTTGAACAGTCCGAGGACGCCCACCCCGACCGCGACCCCGAGGACGCGACTGGGGTCGGTCCCCGACTCCGAAAACCGGTAGAGCGCGCCGAGCAGGACCACGCCGACCGCGCTCCCGACGACGACGTCGACGAGGTAGTGGACGCCCAGGACGAGCCGCGAGAGCGAGACGAGCCCGATAACTCCGGCGACGCCGACGGCCCGCTGGCGGGCGGTCCCCCAGTCGACGACCAGCGCCAGCCCGCCCCAGACCATCGTCGTCCCGAGCGCGTGGCCGCTCGGGAACCCGGGGCCGTCGGCCGTCGTGGCGCTCTCCAGCAGCGGCGCCAGCGCTGCCGGGACCCAGGCCAGGTCCAGTGGCTCCATCGCCCCCGGCGGCCGACCGAGCCCGAAGAAACCCTTGAGCGCGCCGATGACCGCCACGTAGGTGAGCGCGAGGCCGAAGACGAACAGCGCGCGACGGCGATCGATACCCAGGACGGGGAACTCCTCGCCGGCGACGAACAGCGCGCCGCCGAGGACGAACAGGAACCAGCCGTCGCCGAGCTGGGTGACCAGCCCGAACAGCAGTATCGCGGGCCACTCCGCCAGCCCGTGGAGCGCTTCCGTGACGCCGACGCTACGCCCGTTCGGGAAGGGTCGCATCCGCCCCGGCGTTGGGCCCGGAGCCGTGTAAGCCGTGTGGCGTCAGACGCAGGGGAGCGCGGCGCTCGAACGGGCGCGATCGGTCGTCGCGACTCCCGGCGGACCGCCACGCGGGACGGACCGTTCAGCGGGCGTACAGCGCCGACCCGACCAGCGCCGGCAGATGCACCTCGTCGTCGGTCGTGACGGCCAGATAGGGCCGCTCGACCGGACCGAACACGTCGACGACCCGACCCAGATCGTCGAGGTCCTCGTCGACGACGGGCGTGCCGATGTCGACGTGGTCGGCGTCGGGCGCGCGGACGACCGCGAGGTGCTGGGCGATCCGGACGACCTCGCCGACGCGTTTCACCGCGATCCCTCCACCGCGGTCACTCCCGGATGACGCCGAGGTAGGCGGCGACGGCCCCCAGCAGGTCGGTCTTGCTCGCGTCGTCGGCGTCCTTGACGAGGACGCGTCCGCGGGGTTCGTACTCCCGAGGATACGTCTTCTCGCGCTCGATGACGGCGTCGTAGCCCACCTGCTGGACGGCCTGTGCGATCTCGTCGACCGTCGGCTCCGGGACCGCGAGGTCCGACGCCACCCGACGCCCCTCGCTGCGCGTGCAGGAGGCGTCGAGCGCCGCCGGCCAGATGACGTTCTCGACCATACCCGACGGTGAGCACCCGGCTACGTAAGGGTCTTTCCGGTCGCCGCGATGGAACGTACGGGTTCGATCGCTCGGCGTGGATTCGGACGTGGTGCAACAGGCCGCAACGAACGGGGTCCAGCCACCGCGAACGGCGTCGATCCTGCAACCGCGAACCGCGACGATCCTGCAACCGCGAACCGCGACGATCCTGCAACCGCGAACGGCGTGAAAGCCCCGACGCGTTCACCTCCCGCGGCTCGTTGCGCTCCTCGGGCTTCGCCCTGCGGTGCTTACGTCGCCGGGGTTCGGCGAACGCGTCGCCCCTTTCGTTCCCACCCGGTTCGGCTGGGCGGGCAGTCTGTGCGGGCGGGAATGAAAGCGGCCGGAGGCTTTCACGCTGTCTGCGGTCGCGGTCACTCGTGATTCGTCGCGGTACTCGCGCGCTCCGGTCGAAAAAATCGCAGTTCGGTCGCGTTCTTACCGACGGTGTCGAGCGACGAGCGCGCCCGCGAGCAGTGCGACGAGCGCGGTCATCGGGCCGAAGCCGGGGCCGTCGCCGCTGGTGGTCGTCCCGACGGGCGAAGCCGCGCCGTCCTCGGACTCGGCGGTCGGCGTCGCGGTCCCGTCGGCGTCCATCATCGTCGCCGTCACGGTCCCGTCGGCGTCCATCCCGGCCGTCGCGGTCGGCGTCACGTCCTCGGTTCCGCCGGGCGTGGGCGTCGCGGTCGGCGTCGGCGTCGAACACGTCGCTGGCTGGGGCGTCTCGACCGCCGAGAAGTCGACCGCCTCGTAGGCCTCGGGGTGGAGCGCCTGGGCGATGGTCTTCAGCGCCTCGACGTTCTTCGGCCCGTTCTGGGTCATGAAGTTCCGGTTCACCCGGACGACGTTCCCCTCCCGAACCGCGGTCGTCTCGTTGAACGTCGGGGTCTTCGGGACCGACCCGAACTGGCCGTTCTGGACGATCCACTCGGGGTCCTTCTGGGTGATTATCTCGTTGCTGAGCGTGCCGTAGTTGTTGCTGGTGTTGATCTCGCCGGCGGCGATGTTGTCCCCGCCCGCCGCGGCGACGATCTGGCCGACGAACGTGTCCTCGGCGGCGGTCCAGCCGCCGCCGAGGTGGAAGAACACGCGTGGGTTGTTCTCGTCGCCCACGGCGTCGCGGATCGCCTGCACCTGGCCCCGCATCTCGGCGCTCGTCTGTCCCGCGGCGTCGTAGTTACCGGTCAGCCGGCCGTACAGCTCGATCTTGGCGGCCACGTCTTCGAGGTTCGACGCCGCCTCGAACTTGTAGACCGTCAGACCGCTGTTGCGCAGGGCCTGGACGGTCTCGTTGGGGACGACGTTCGGCGCGAGCACCAGGTCGGGCTGGGCGCCGACGACCGCTTCGGTGACGACCGAACCGTCGTCGTTGACCACGTCGGTCTTGCCCTCCGTGTCGTTCAGATAGTCGAGGTAGTAGTCCTGGGGCATCGCGACCGTCTCGTCGTCCGCGCCGATGCTCCAGAGGATCTGGGCCGCACTGGGAGCCAGCGCGGCGAGCCGGTCGGGGTCCTCGTCGATCGTTACCTCCGTTCCCGTCGCGTCGGTGACGGTCATCTCGTACGTGCAGTGGGTGTCCGCGAGCGTACCCGCGTCCGCGCTCGCCGCACTCGCACCCGATGAACCCGTCGCCGCGCCGGCGCCGGCCGCGGCGGGCACCGCGCCCACCGCCGCCAGCACGACCAGCGCGGCACCGACGACTGCCGTCGCGTCTCTCATGGCGTCTGTGGCTGTGCCCCTTTGCAATAAATATTTACCTACTGCAACCAGACTTGATGTCAGCATGGCAGTCCGGACGCGGACCGTGGGGTGGTCGACGGGACTGACCGGCCTGCTGGTGGCCGTCGCGCTCGTCAGCGCCACGGTCGGCCCGGTCAGCGTCCCCCTGTCGACGGTCGCGAGAGCGGCGCTCAACGCCGTCGGCGTCCCGACGGGCGTCTCCGTCGGCAGCGGGACCGTCGCGCTGTTCGGCGCCTCGGCGACCGTGCCGGTCCCGGACCTCTCCTACACCTACCTGTTCTCGTTCCCGGTCGACGCGACGAGCGAGACGATCGTCCGGCGGATCCGCTTGCCACGGATCGCGCTGGCGGCGACGGTCGGCTTCGCCCTGGCCGCCGCCGGCACCGTGATGCAGGGGTTCTTCCGCAACCCGATGGCCGACCCCTCCATCATCGGCGTCTCCTCGGGCGCCGCCGTCGGCGCCGTCGCGACCATCGCCCTCTCCTTCTCGGGACCGTACGCCCTCCAGACGGCCGCGTTCGTCGGCGCCGTCGTCAGCGCGTTCGCCGTCTACCTGATCGCCACCGAGGGCGGGCGAACGCCCACCGCGACGCTGCTGCTGGCGGGCGTCGCGATCCAGACCTTGCTCGGTGCGGTCGTCTCCTACCTGCTCCTTCGGGCCGGCGAGAGCCTCGAACAGGCGCTGTACTGGCTGATGGGCGGGCTGCTCCGCAACGCCGTCTGGACGGACGTGGCCGTCACCGTCCCCGTCGCGGCGGTCTGCTTCGGCGTCCTGCTGGCCTACGGTCGCGATCTGAACGTCCTCCTGCTCGGCGAAGCAGACGCCCACACGCTCGGCATCGAGGTCGAGCGCACCAAACGAATCTTGCTGGCGGTCTCCAGCGTCGTCACCGCGGCGGCCGTCGCCGTCGCCGGCTCGATCGGGTTCGTCGGCCTCGTCGTCCCCCACGTGATGCGGCTGCTCGTCGGCCCCGACCACCGGATCTTGCTGCCGACGAGCGCCGTCGCCGGCGGCGCCTTCCTCGTCGCGACCGACACCGTCGCCCGCTCGGGGGGCGTCGAGGTCCCCGTCGGCATCGTCACCGCCGCCCTGGGCGCGCCCTTCTTTCTCTATCTCCTCCGCACCCGGGAGGTGCATTCGCTGTGACACCCGACCTCGCGACCGACGCTCTGGACGCGCTCGGCGGACTCGTCGGCGACGACGAGGACCGCCCGACGGACGGTACGGCGGCGACCGGGAACGGGGCGACCGGTGCCGACCCGACGGCGACCGCCGCCGGCCCCCTGATCGAGGTCGAGGACCTGTCGCTGTCTTACGGTGACCTGTCGGTCCTCGCCGAGGTGTCGCTGTCGGTGGAGTCGGGGGAGTTCGTCGGCCTCGTCGGGCCGAACGGCGCCGGGAAGACGACGCTGTTGGGGGCGATCAACGGCGTCCTCGAACCCGGTTCGGGGCGCGTCCGCGTCGGCGGGGAGCGGGTCGCGGACCTGTCCTCGCGGGCGGCGAGCCGCCTGGTCGCGACGGTGCCCCAGGACACGACGGTCGCGTTCGACTTTTCGGTCGAGGATATCGTCGAGATGGGCCGGACGCCGTACCACCGACGGTTCGGCGGCGACCCCGACGCCGCGGCGGCGGTCGACCGCGCGCTCGAACGGACCGAGACCGAGCGCTTCCGCGACCGGTCGGTCGCCTCGCTCAGCGGCGGCGAGCGCCAGCGGGTCGTGCTCGCCCGCGCGCTCGCTCAGGAGACGCCGGCGCTCGTCCTCGACGAGCCGACGGCCAGCCTCGACGTGAACCACCAGGTCCGGACGCTCGAACTCGTCGCCGACCTGGTCGACGCCGAGGGGAAGGCGGCGCTGGCGGCGATCCACGACCTGGACCTCGCGGCTCGCTTCTGCGACCGGCTGGCCGTCCTCGCCGACGGCGAACTGCTCGCGGTCGGCCCGCCCGCCGAGGTGCTGACCGCCGAGACCGTCGGGACCGCCTTCGACACCGACGCCGCCGTCCTCCCGAACCCGGTGACCGGGACGCCGGCCGTGACGCCCCTGCCGGCGCCCGGCGAACTGGACCTGCGGGTCCACGTCGTCGGCACCGGCACGGCCGCCGCCCGGGTCGTCTCGACACTGGTGGCCGCGGGCGCGACGGTGACCGTCGGCGCGCTCCCCGACGGGGACGTGGCCGCCGAGACGGCCCGGGAACTCGCCGCGGAGGTCGTGACCGCGCCCGCGTTCGGCGGGCTCGACGGCGAACCCGAGGCGGCCGCTCGCGACTGCCTGGCGGCGGCCGACGCGGTCGTCGTCGTCGACCCGCTCGCCCCCTCGCTCCGGGCGCTCGTCCGCGACCAGGAGCCGGTCGTCCGCGTCGCGGCCGACGACGCCGCGAGTGCGGCGGCCGAACTCGGCGGCGGGACCGCGGACGACCGCGGGCGCGACCGGTCGCCCGGCCCCGGTACGGGACGAGGCGCCGAGCGCGACTCAGCGACGGTCGACGCCGCCGCGCGAGCGACGCCGGAGACGGTCGCGCTCGGGGTGCGACGGGCGCTCGACCGGCCGGCCTCGGCCGACGACTGAGGCGACCCGGACGCCGAGTCGAGCGTCGCGGGGACACTCCCGAGCGCCGGCCGTTCTCGTTCGTCCCGTGGACACAACAGTTATTGGCGGCCGTACAGACTCCCGACTATGGTGGACGTGAACGTGAACAAACCGACGCTGCTGGTCGCGGGGGGCGGCGCGGTCGCGCTGGTCGTCGTCGCGGTACTCGTCGGTGCCGCCTTGAGCCAGCCGAACGCGCCGGTGACGGGGGACCCGTCGACGGCGACGGCGGTCGACGCGACCGACTTGCCGACGCTGGCGCCGACGACGACGGGGACGGCGGCGGGGACGGCGGCCGCGACGACCGGGACATCGACTACGACGCCGACGCCGTACCCGACGCTCACACCGACGCCGACGCCGACACCCACGCCGACCGCGACGCCGGCGCTGACGGACCTGCCGGCCGACGCGTTCGACGAACGGGAGATCGAACGCCTGGTCGGCGAGTACATCAACGACCGGCGGGCGAGCGAGGGGCTCGACCCGCTGACAGTCGAGGGCCAGGGGGTCGACCGCCTCACCGAGATGGCCAGGGGCCACAGCGTCCAGATGGCCGATCAGGGCGAAGCGATCCACAGGATCGACGGCGTGACCAGCGCCGAGCGCTACCGCGACCACCAGCTCTACGACCGCTGCAAGTGGTCGTCGCCGGACGGTAACACGCTCCGGACCGCCGACGACAACGCCTTCGAAGCCGTCGGGCGGACGGTCGCCGGTGACCCGGACCATCGGGTCAACGGGAGCCGTCAGTTCAACGGCGACGAGAGCGCCGTGGCCCGCGCGGTCGTCGAGTCGTGGTGGAACACCTCGACCTACCCGCCGCGGCTGACCTACCCGAACGCCGACGAGGTCGGCGTCGGCGTCGAGATCACCCGCCGCAACGACGTGTTCGTCACCGCCAACGTCTGTTGAACGGCCGCTCACTCGGCGTGGCGGCTGATCTCGTTGAACGCGGCCTGGAAGTCGTCGAACTCGGCGAGCGCCTCGTCCATCTCGGTCTGGATCGACGCGGCGCGGTCGCGCAGCCGGGCGACCTCGTCGCTGTCGTCGAGTTCGGCCTCGGTCTTCTCGGCCTCCAGGAGGGCGATCTTGGAGGTGATCTCCAGATACTCGGTGAGTCGGTCGTCGTAGCGGCTGGCGGTGAGCTGCTGTTCGATGGCGGCGACCAGGTCCGCTTTCTGGACGGGCTTGCAGAGGTAGTCGTCGAACGGCATGTCGACGATGTCGAAGTCCGGGTCGACCGCAGTGATCATGATGACCCGCGTGTCGAGTCCGCGCTCGCGGATCGTCGACAGCACGTCGTCGCCCGACACCTGGGGCATCCGGCGGTCGAGCAGGACCACGTCGACGGCCTCGTCGACCGCTTCGAGCGCCTCCTCTCCACCGTACGCCGTCTCCGTGTCGTACTCGTCGCGGAGGCGCAGCGCGTACAC
The window above is part of the Halosimplex rubrum genome. Proteins encoded here:
- a CDS encoding CAP domain-containing protein; translation: MVDVNVNKPTLLVAGGGAVALVVVAVLVGAALSQPNAPVTGDPSTATAVDATDLPTLAPTTTGTAAGTAAATTGTSTTTPTPYPTLTPTPTPTPTPTATPALTDLPADAFDEREIERLVGEYINDRRASEGLDPLTVEGQGVDRLTEMARGHSVQMADQGEAIHRIDGVTSAERYRDHQLYDRCKWSSPDGNTLRTADDNAFEAVGRTVAGDPDHRVNGSRQFNGDESAVARAVVESWWNTSTYPPRLTYPNADEVGVGVEITRRNDVFVTANVC
- the srp19 gene encoding signal recognition particle subunit SRP19, giving the protein MVENVIWPAALDASCTRSEGRRVASDLAVPEPTVDEIAQAVQQVGYDAVIEREKTYPREYEPRGRVLVKDADDASKTDLLGAVAAYLGVIRE
- a CDS encoding ATP-binding cassette domain-containing protein yields the protein MTPDLATDALDALGGLVGDDEDRPTDGTAATGNGATGADPTATAAGPLIEVEDLSLSYGDLSVLAEVSLSVESGEFVGLVGPNGAGKTTLLGAINGVLEPGSGRVRVGGERVADLSSRAASRLVATVPQDTTVAFDFSVEDIVEMGRTPYHRRFGGDPDAAAAVDRALERTETERFRDRSVASLSGGERQRVVLARALAQETPALVLDEPTASLDVNHQVRTLELVADLVDAEGKAALAAIHDLDLAARFCDRLAVLADGELLAVGPPAEVLTAETVGTAFDTDAAVLPNPVTGTPAVTPLPAPGELDLRVHVVGTGTAAARVVSTLVAAGATVTVGALPDGDVAAETARELAAEVVTAPAFGGLDGEPEAAARDCLAAADAVVVVDPLAPSLRALVRDQEPVVRVAADDAASAAAELGGGTADDRGRDRSPGPGTGRGAERDSATVDAAARATPETVALGVRRALDRPASADD
- a CDS encoding ABC transporter substrate-binding protein → MRDATAVVGAALVVLAAVGAVPAAAGAGAATGSSGASAASADAGTLADTHCTYEMTVTDATGTEVTIDEDPDRLAALAPSAAQILWSIGADDETVAMPQDYYLDYLNDTEGKTDVVNDDGSVVTEAVVGAQPDLVLAPNVVPNETVQALRNSGLTVYKFEAASNLEDVAAKIELYGRLTGNYDAAGQTSAEMRGQVQAIRDAVGDENNPRVFFHLGGGWTAAEDTFVGQIVAAAGGDNIAAGEINTSNNYGTLSNEIITQKDPEWIVQNGQFGSVPKTPTFNETTAVREGNVVRVNRNFMTQNGPKNVEALKTIAQALHPEAYEAVDFSAVETPQPATCSTPTPTATPTPGGTEDVTPTATAGMDADGTVTATMMDADGTATPTAESEDGAASPVGTTTSGDGPGFGPMTALVALLAGALVARHRR
- a CDS encoding phosphatase PAP2 family protein, encoding MRPFPNGRSVGVTEALHGLAEWPAILLFGLVTQLGDGWFLFVLGGALFVAGEEFPVLGIDRRRALFVFGLALTYVAVIGALKGFFGLGRPPGAMEPLDLAWVPAALAPLLESATTADGPGFPSGHALGTTMVWGGLALVVDWGTARQRAVGVAGVIGLVSLSRLVLGVHYLVDVVVGSAVGVVLLGALYRFSESGTDPSRVLGVAVGVGVLGLFNGLTFDSVAAIGGALGGWVVWRAVADSTPARPTNRGEVLAGFAVLAGAGLLFAALEAFEPSLALVFAGAAVAVGGAVGAPLLGERAV
- a CDS encoding presenilin family intramembrane aspartyl protease PSH produces the protein MDQRSRAYVASGAIVGIFLLVQLGALALVGPFQSAGYQATADPQDPTNSLVYVAFILVMTGVMLAIIRFDVDWLLRLLLVGTGAYIGLFVLRVLVPPVLTVPVGGFSLNAIAWGGGLLLGVALWVHPEWYVIDAAGIVMGAGAAGLFGISFGVLPALVLLVVLAVYDAISVYGTEHMLTLASGVMELKVPIVLVVPLSLSYSYLDSGTPAAVGDEGDAERRSVDGDEGGADTAAAANGGAADRSETDADAEDADLELDREALFIGLGDAVIPTVLVASAAFFAPDGVPTVDLLGIPATVPALTAMVGTTAGLVVLLWMVLKGRAHAGLPLLNGGTIAGYLLGAVASGLSLAQATGIAPYL
- a CDS encoding response regulator, coding for MNETSTEPRVLIVDDEAEVADVYALRLRDEYDTETAYGGEEALEAVDEAVDVVLLDRRMPQVSGDDVLSTIRERGLDTRVIMITAVDPDFDIVDMPFDDYLCKPVQKADLVAAIEQQLTASRYDDRLTEYLEITSKIALLEAEKTEAELDDSDEVARLRDRAASIQTEMDEALAEFDDFQAAFNEISRHAE
- the btuC gene encoding vitamin B12 ABC transporter permease BtuC, producing the protein MAVRTRTVGWSTGLTGLLVAVALVSATVGPVSVPLSTVARAALNAVGVPTGVSVGSGTVALFGASATVPVPDLSYTYLFSFPVDATSETIVRRIRLPRIALAATVGFALAAAGTVMQGFFRNPMADPSIIGVSSGAAVGAVATIALSFSGPYALQTAAFVGAVVSAFAVYLIATEGGRTPTATLLLAGVAIQTLLGAVVSYLLLRAGESLEQALYWLMGGLLRNAVWTDVAVTVPVAAVCFGVLLAYGRDLNVLLLGEADAHTLGIEVERTKRILLAVSSVVTAAAVAVAGSIGFVGLVVPHVMRLLVGPDHRILLPTSAVAGGAFLVATDTVARSGGVEVPVGIVTAALGAPFFLYLLRTREVHSL
- a CDS encoding H/ACA ribonucleoprotein complex subunit GAR1; amino-acid sequence: MKRVGEVVRIAQHLAVVRAPDADHVDIGTPVVDEDLDDLGRVVDVFGPVERPYLAVTTDDEVHLPALVGSALYAR
- a CDS encoding ornithine cyclodeaminase family protein, whose translation is MTDDGTLFLTSDDVRGLATPGEYVDAVREGYRERGEGAPARPRTRLTGGDPPGMLTGYTAMLPETGAMGGYMYTGGFGSGDAHFVLPLFDADTGAPLAVFDGASLNPFKTGATGAVGIDALARDDATDLAVIGSGSQARGQLRAAVTVREFDTVRVFSPTPESRESFAAAMDAELDPAVRAVDASADAVADADVVVTATTAAEPVFDGEDLADGAHVTCMGQYDPEKREVDGETVARATYVPDLRERVERDAGAFLLARAEGAIGDDHVHAELGEVVAGVEPGRTRDDEVTLFDSGGTAIETVAAAHMLYERAVDAGLGREIEFLPASRAFEE